Part of the Methanofastidiosum sp. genome is shown below.
ATGGCAGTGAGAATTCACAAATCCACTTAGTACATAGTGTTTGTTTGCATCTATGATTGTGTTTCCACCTTTCAACTTACCTATCTTTTCTATTATGCCATTATTAATACCAATGTCAGAAATTGTGGTATCGTTTATTCTTGCATTTTTTATAACAAGACTAAATTCGCTCAAGTTAATTCCTCCTTTTTCAAAGGAGGGGATAAGAAGAACTGTTTTGAAATTTTTTTAGCGTTTTCAGTCGTTCCTATAACAACCTTTCCAAACCAATCCAAGAATGATATATAAGGCTTTGGGTTTTGATTCCCAAACTTAGCTGATATTTTCTAATCAATAATCTCAAATGCATTCTTTATGTCTTCAGCAATCATTTTTCTTTTTGATTTTTCTATCAAGAAGTTTTTCCCCGTTATAATGTAAGAAGGAAATACCCTTATGTTGCCATAGAAAAAAATTTGATTTCTCAGTTTGTAAGTTGAGCCATTTGGTATGGTGAGTTTATTTGTATTCCTTTTTGATATGTAATTAAAGGATTTGATTGCGACGTCACCAAGTAAAAGATAAGCTTTCACATTTGGGAAAAGTTTCAATTCTTCTTCTAGAATAAATGAGCATTCTTTTACCGTATCTGTTGAAATTGAAGTTCCAGTCTTTGCACATTTAACTGCTGTTGTAATGTATACGCCCAAGTTTAGTATATCTTGTATAGAGTTGATGTTGTATCCAGCGTCTCTAAAAGCTTCCTTTGTTGTTTCCATATAGAATGGAGTGCCTAGAGAATAGAAATAATCTTTTGAATCCATTGGTGGAACTTCAGAAATCAATACGATTTTTATTTTTTCTGGATCAATGTCTAAATTGGGAATTTGGAAT
Proteins encoded:
- a CDS encoding uracil-DNA glycosylase, encoding MKPSDKISCLTFPCKDIEKNAFQIPNLDIDPEKIKIVLISEVPPMDSKDYFYSLGTPFYMETTKEAFRDAGYNINSIQDILNLGVYITTAVKCAKTGTSISTDTVKECSFILEEELKLFPNVKAYLLLGDVAIKSFNYISKRNTNKLTIPNGSTYKLRNQIFFYGNIRVFPSYIITGKNFLIEKSKRKMIAEDIKNAFEIID